The following are from one region of the Bradyrhizobium septentrionale genome:
- a CDS encoding DUF7064 domain-containing protein — protein MIQDEDVHFHKADAAVRNWAETNFFGFFNADAKLNVGVYALFRPNLGIVSSTICMNSGFANTPWEADFCDLRASMPIPEPRDLSAFTLENSLSIKCLRPNMDWHIGYDDGEGTVIDVEYRSIMLPFDIHDPSMDPMKAKALKEAEQGGKFAWGTAYNGHFDQTGHFKGKVAVRGKTFPIDCISTMDHSWGPRPERGAPNMSWLHAHFSKDLAFHAIFSFDPKTNGRDLSLAHGYVVQKGEIFGLKAAHGTTKRSRDRYADEVDLVLTDSSDREWLLRGQGLTSFPWQCWPNMVSFNALARWTCQNLTGYGEIQDFFEMPQLTALNASPETRVLAGGVGSR, from the coding sequence ATGATCCAAGATGAAGACGTCCATTTTCATAAGGCGGACGCGGCCGTCCGGAATTGGGCGGAGACGAACTTTTTCGGATTCTTCAATGCCGACGCAAAGCTGAATGTCGGCGTCTATGCCCTGTTTCGGCCCAATCTGGGCATCGTCAGTTCCACGATCTGCATGAATTCCGGGTTCGCCAACACTCCCTGGGAAGCGGACTTCTGCGATCTGCGAGCCTCGATGCCCATCCCCGAGCCGCGCGACCTGAGTGCATTCACCCTCGAGAATTCGCTGAGCATCAAGTGCCTGCGCCCGAACATGGACTGGCACATCGGGTACGACGACGGTGAGGGCACCGTGATCGACGTCGAGTACCGCTCGATCATGCTCCCTTTCGACATCCATGACCCTTCTATGGATCCGATGAAGGCGAAAGCCCTCAAGGAAGCGGAGCAAGGTGGTAAGTTCGCCTGGGGTACGGCCTACAACGGCCACTTCGACCAAACTGGCCATTTCAAGGGAAAGGTGGCGGTTCGCGGCAAGACGTTCCCGATCGATTGCATCTCGACGATGGATCACAGTTGGGGGCCGCGTCCTGAGCGCGGCGCACCCAACATGAGCTGGTTGCACGCGCACTTCTCCAAGGATCTGGCCTTCCACGCCATCTTTAGCTTTGACCCGAAGACCAACGGCCGCGACCTGTCGCTGGCCCACGGCTACGTCGTCCAGAAGGGCGAGATATTCGGGCTGAAGGCCGCACATGGAACGACGAAGCGTTCGCGTGATCGGTATGCCGACGAGGTCGATCTCGTCCTCACTGACAGCAGTGATCGAGAGTGGCTGCTTCGCGGCCAGGGACTAACAAGCTTTCCCTGGCAGTGCTGGCCGAACATGGTGTCGTTCAATGCGCTGGCACGCTGGACCTGCCAGAACCTCACCGGCTATGGAGAGATCCAGGACTTCTTCGAGATGCCGCAGCTCACGGCTTTGAACGCGAGCCCGGAAACGCGCGTTCTTGCCGGAGGGGTGGGGTCGCGATGA
- a CDS encoding IS1182 family transposase yields the protein MSKYFRPWNIDQTLLLPPNVQDFVPKGHVSRFMVDLVRESLDLREIMGSYVSGLGQPPFDPRMMVALLLHSYASGLYSSRRIAKACRERNDFVMIVALDAPDFRTISDFRKRHLKALGALFVQVLKLCETAGLVKLGHVALDGTKIKANASKHKAMSYERMKKREAELKAEVARMLAAAEAADASEDETFGNSDELPDWTVDKQKRLAKIQQAMAALEADAKLAAEEERRIEAEKEQQRQAEGRKKPGKPAALPSEEPNPKAQRNFTDPESRIMKSKDGFVQAYNAQAAVDAHAQIIVAQELTQHGSDQGQLVPLIEAIESNLGRKPRQASADSGYCSEANLEALDTRSIDGYVAPGRAKHPTVANGKVGGPLTQAMRKKIDDGGFETPYRLRKQVVEPVFGQIKQARGFRQFLLRGIEKVRAEWTMICTVHNLLKLFNLANAA from the coding sequence ATGAGCAAGTATTTTCGGCCTTGGAACATCGATCAGACGCTGCTTCTGCCGCCGAATGTGCAGGACTTCGTGCCGAAAGGCCATGTCTCGCGGTTTATGGTTGATCTGGTGCGGGAGAGCCTCGATCTCAGGGAGATCATGGGCAGCTATGTGAGCGGGCTTGGGCAGCCGCCGTTTGATCCGCGGATGATGGTGGCGCTGCTGCTGCATAGCTATGCGAGTGGGCTGTATTCGTCGCGTCGGATTGCCAAGGCCTGCCGGGAGCGGAACGATTTTGTGATGATCGTGGCGCTGGATGCGCCGGATTTTCGGACGATCAGCGACTTTCGCAAGCGACATTTGAAGGCGCTCGGCGCGCTATTCGTGCAGGTTCTGAAGTTGTGCGAGACGGCCGGGCTGGTCAAGCTCGGTCATGTCGCGCTGGATGGTACGAAGATCAAGGCGAACGCGTCGAAACACAAGGCGATGAGTTATGAGCGCATGAAGAAGCGCGAGGCGGAATTGAAGGCCGAGGTCGCTCGCATGCTGGCGGCCGCCGAGGCGGCGGATGCCTCGGAGGATGAGACTTTCGGCAACAGCGACGAACTGCCGGACTGGACCGTCGACAAGCAGAAACGGCTGGCGAAGATCCAGCAAGCGATGGCGGCGCTGGAAGCGGACGCCAAACTGGCGGCGGAGGAAGAGCGCCGCATCGAGGCCGAAAAGGAACAGCAGCGCCAGGCCGAAGGCCGCAAGAAGCCGGGCAAACCGGCGGCGCTGCCATCGGAGGAACCCAATCCCAAGGCGCAACGCAACTTCACCGATCCGGAAAGCCGCATCATGAAGTCGAAGGATGGCTTCGTTCAGGCCTATAATGCCCAGGCGGCCGTCGATGCACATGCCCAGATCATTGTCGCGCAAGAACTGACCCAGCACGGCAGCGATCAGGGCCAGTTGGTGCCCCTGATCGAGGCCATCGAGAGCAATCTTGGCCGCAAGCCGCGGCAGGCCTCAGCGGATTCCGGCTACTGCAGCGAAGCCAATCTCGAAGCGCTCGACACACGCAGCATCGATGGCTATGTCGCGCCCGGACGCGCCAAACACCCGACAGTAGCGAACGGAAAAGTCGGCGGCCCGCTGACACAGGCCATGCGAAAGAAGATCGACGATGGCGGCTTCGAAACACCCTACCGATTGCGAAAGCAAGTGGTGGAGCCGGTGTTCGGGCAGATCAAACAGGCAAGAGGCTTCCGCCAGTTCCTGTTGCGGGGCATCGAGAAAGTGCGCGCCGAGTGGACAATGATCTGCACCGTCCATAACCTCCTCAAGCTGTTCAACCTCGCAAACGCAGCCTGA
- a CDS encoding EutN/CcmL family microcompartment protein, with protein sequence MEIGRVVGTVVSTVKSSGLNSFKLLVVTPLAAGEELTAVDPKDTYVAIDLIGAGDGDVVLVTKGSAARLSDATNVPTDAAIIAVVDTVQLGSQNAYSKT encoded by the coding sequence ATGGAGATCGGGCGTGTGGTCGGGACCGTCGTTTCGACGGTCAAGTCGTCCGGCCTGAACTCTTTCAAATTGCTGGTCGTAACCCCCCTTGCAGCCGGTGAGGAGCTGACTGCCGTCGACCCCAAGGACACCTATGTCGCAATCGATCTCATCGGCGCCGGCGATGGCGACGTCGTTCTCGTGACCAAGGGAAGCGCGGCACGGCTCTCCGACGCGACAAATGTCCCGACCGATGCGGCCATCATCGCCGTGGTCGATACCGTTCAGCTCGGCAGTCAAAATGCCTACTCGAAAACCTGA
- a CDS encoding BMC domain-containing protein, translating into MNNTPTPGQPRGALGLIETKGLVGAIEAADAMVKAANVRLIGREQIGGGLVTVMVRGDVGAVKAATDAGAAAAGKVGEVVSVHVIPRPHEDVEGILGKG; encoded by the coding sequence ATGAACAACACGCCAACCCCGGGTCAGCCGCGAGGTGCTCTTGGTCTGATCGAGACAAAAGGTCTCGTGGGCGCCATCGAGGCAGCCGATGCCATGGTGAAGGCCGCCAACGTCAGGCTGATCGGACGTGAACAGATCGGCGGCGGACTGGTGACCGTGATGGTCCGAGGCGACGTCGGCGCGGTAAAGGCCGCGACGGATGCTGGCGCTGCGGCGGCCGGAAAGGTCGGCGAGGTCGTATCGGTGCACGTCATTCCGCGTCCGCATGAGGACGTCGAGGGAATTCTGGGCAAGGGTTAA
- a CDS encoding aldehyde dehydrogenase family protein, whose protein sequence is MSERMGVALDLDSDLAGLADARSKARQARLAFQAFVGADQEKVDSIVRAMADAGTAAAQELARMAVDETGIGVYEDKILKNLYNTKFVAASMLPMRTVGVLWVDEANRMTAVGSPMGVIAAIIPVTNPTSTVLFKCLATVKSGNAIVCAPHPRAVRACMRATEIMADAAVKAGAPKGLISCLSLPTIQSTGELMRHPDVSVVLATGGPGMVRAAYSSGKPTFAVGAGNVPVYVHRSVKDVKEASLMAITSKSFDNGTACVAEQSIVLDEPIAEAGLAAFAAQGTFFLNPTDQNRLAEIIFTDKGEFRPEAVGLSAQELARQINVSVPSDCKVLGALLAEVGPQAPLSREILGPVLSFYRTADLSAGFERCRQILAFGGEGHTLGLHCEDDQVIATLASLPAGRIVINTPTLFGGMGYSCATDPSFMLGTGTWSGSIVSDNVTPLHLINIKRVAHEIRPWRSLYQANMGL, encoded by the coding sequence ATGAGTGAGCGCATGGGCGTGGCATTGGATCTTGATTCTGACTTGGCAGGCTTGGCGGACGCGCGCAGCAAGGCGCGTCAAGCCCGCTTGGCCTTTCAGGCATTTGTTGGTGCCGACCAGGAAAAGGTCGACAGCATCGTTCGAGCTATGGCGGATGCGGGTACCGCAGCCGCCCAGGAGCTCGCCCGAATGGCTGTCGACGAGACTGGGATCGGAGTGTACGAGGATAAGATCCTCAAGAACCTCTACAATACCAAGTTTGTTGCCGCATCGATGCTTCCGATGCGGACCGTCGGCGTGCTGTGGGTGGACGAAGCCAATCGCATGACCGCGGTCGGCTCTCCGATGGGCGTGATTGCGGCCATTATCCCCGTAACCAATCCAACTTCGACGGTGCTCTTCAAGTGCCTCGCGACCGTCAAATCAGGCAACGCAATCGTATGCGCACCCCACCCGCGCGCCGTTCGAGCCTGCATGCGAGCTACCGAGATCATGGCTGACGCTGCGGTCAAGGCCGGAGCGCCAAAGGGCTTGATTTCCTGCCTTTCGCTACCGACCATCCAATCGACTGGCGAATTGATGCGGCATCCCGACGTTTCAGTTGTGCTCGCGACGGGCGGGCCTGGAATGGTGCGAGCCGCCTATTCAAGCGGCAAACCCACGTTCGCCGTCGGCGCTGGGAATGTGCCGGTCTACGTCCACCGTTCAGTGAAGGACGTGAAGGAAGCCTCGCTGATGGCTATCACGTCGAAATCCTTCGACAACGGCACGGCATGCGTCGCCGAGCAATCTATCGTGCTTGACGAGCCAATCGCCGAGGCTGGTCTCGCGGCGTTCGCTGCCCAGGGGACGTTCTTTCTGAACCCCACCGATCAGAACCGGCTCGCCGAGATCATCTTCACCGATAAGGGCGAATTCAGGCCGGAAGCGGTAGGCCTTTCCGCGCAGGAGTTGGCTCGCCAGATCAACGTCAGCGTTCCCAGCGACTGCAAGGTGCTTGGCGCCCTATTGGCCGAAGTGGGCCCACAGGCTCCCCTCTCGCGCGAAATTCTCGGGCCCGTCCTCTCCTTCTACCGCACTGCGGACCTTTCAGCTGGCTTTGAGCGGTGCCGGCAGATTCTCGCCTTTGGCGGTGAAGGGCATACGCTAGGTCTTCACTGCGAGGACGACCAGGTCATCGCTACGCTCGCGTCGCTTCCCGCTGGACGCATCGTCATCAACACCCCGACCTTGTTTGGCGGCATGGGGTATAGCTGCGCGACTGACCCATCCTTCATGCTCGGCACTGGGACCTGGAGCGGCTCGATTGTTTCAGACAACGTGACCCCGCTTCATCTCATCAACATCAAGCGTGTCGCTCACGAAATTAGGCCGTGGCGCTCACTCTATCAAGCGAACATGGGACTCTGA
- the eutJ gene encoding ethanolamine utilization protein EutJ: MLARTRSLRPMPSQEATAFLEEAAVTYRAPVCSSDALSFGVDLGTATIVLTAVDAQGRPVYWDSLPCQAVRDGVVVNFADAVSAVKQLKETATSALEREIAEAATAFPPGVPQAEARACHYVLENAGITCRHLVDEVTAAQALLRLHDGVIVDVGGGSTGVGIVSDGVIIALDDEPGGGHHLDLILAGALGIPVEDAEERKRKGEQDYSHILRPGIERIASSIIRQIGDHTVRSIHLVGGAVRVPHAASIVARFSGIQTTAYPHSELVTPFGIAMS, encoded by the coding sequence ATGCTCGCGCGCACGCGATCCCTTCGGCCCATGCCCAGTCAGGAAGCCACCGCGTTTCTCGAAGAGGCGGCCGTGACGTATCGTGCCCCGGTTTGCTCGTCTGACGCCTTGTCCTTCGGCGTCGATCTCGGCACGGCAACGATCGTTCTGACCGCCGTGGATGCACAAGGGCGTCCCGTCTACTGGGACAGCCTGCCCTGCCAAGCCGTGCGTGACGGTGTCGTTGTCAACTTCGCGGACGCGGTGAGCGCTGTCAAACAGCTCAAAGAAACCGCCACGTCAGCACTGGAGCGCGAAATTGCCGAAGCGGCTACTGCATTTCCTCCAGGCGTCCCCCAGGCAGAAGCTCGTGCCTGCCACTACGTTCTGGAGAACGCGGGCATTACCTGCCGCCATCTGGTTGATGAAGTGACTGCGGCGCAGGCCTTGCTTCGGTTGCATGATGGGGTGATCGTCGATGTCGGCGGCGGATCGACGGGCGTCGGCATCGTATCGGACGGCGTCATCATTGCACTCGATGACGAACCGGGCGGCGGTCATCATCTGGATCTGATCCTGGCCGGCGCCTTGGGAATTCCCGTGGAGGACGCCGAGGAGCGAAAACGCAAAGGCGAGCAGGACTACTCGCACATTCTCCGCCCCGGCATCGAGCGGATAGCAAGCTCGATCATCCGCCAGATCGGAGACCATACTGTCCGATCTATCCACCTCGTCGGCGGTGCGGTTCGGGTTCCTCATGCGGCATCCATTGTCGCTCGCTTTAGCGGAATCCAAACCACGGCATACCCTCACTCGGAACTCGTAACCCCCTTCGGAATCGCGATGAGCTGA
- a CDS encoding BMC domain-containing protein, with product MDFQLRTYAFIDSMQPQAAAHVASTCQGDVPVAGMSELFIEVAPGNEIFRCADIALKAADVRPALQIIEREFGLLEIHSHTQSEVHAAGQAVLDYLGLKEEDRVRPTIASSQFVTNVNPYQAQLINKWRKGNLLLPRSSLFVLEATPAAYVTLAGNEAEKAANISLIEVRAVGRFGRLFISGTESEVETAAKAAVASLEELGGKK from the coding sequence ATGGATTTTCAATTACGCACGTACGCCTTCATCGATAGCATGCAGCCTCAAGCGGCGGCGCATGTCGCCTCAACGTGTCAAGGAGACGTGCCTGTCGCGGGGATGTCCGAGCTCTTCATCGAAGTCGCGCCCGGAAACGAGATCTTTCGCTGCGCAGACATCGCCTTGAAGGCAGCTGATGTCCGCCCGGCGCTGCAGATTATCGAACGAGAGTTCGGTCTCCTGGAGATTCACTCCCACACGCAATCGGAAGTGCACGCCGCAGGGCAAGCCGTGCTGGATTATCTCGGCCTCAAAGAGGAAGATCGGGTGCGACCGACGATCGCTTCGTCGCAATTCGTCACCAATGTTAATCCCTACCAAGCACAGCTCATCAATAAGTGGCGCAAGGGCAATCTGCTGCTGCCGAGGTCCAGCCTTTTCGTCCTCGAGGCGACACCGGCGGCGTATGTCACGCTCGCCGGCAATGAGGCAGAAAAGGCCGCAAACATCAGCCTGATTGAAGTTCGTGCGGTGGGCCGGTTTGGCCGCTTGTTTATCTCAGGGACCGAGAGCGAAGTCGAGACCGCAGCGAAAGCTGCTGTTGCGTCACTCGAGGAGCTGGGAGGCAAGAAATGA
- a CDS encoding malate dehydrogenase has product MSVVSVADVENANGVLVVGARDILTPLAADRAKELNVRIERSSSSAREVTSPVVAPSRPTVQLSAKAEPAAKPIANAGAVQPGALSGALYRRGAPVPAAMRVQGDAASAARDDRPRAAVIGAGHVGAMTALRLAETSLFSRVTLVDIVPGLAAGLALDMWHSAPLRRFTTRIEGSTDLSALEGARYIVMTAGRPRQPGMSRTDLTGVNAEIVGNVADGIRRYAPASVVVVVTNPLEEMTHLMAKRTGFPSARVIGMAGVLDSARFCSLVALEGIARPEDVDAIALGSHGAEMVIPLSLAKVQGRPLEQLIPKDRLAAIVERARDSGAEVVKLLQKGSAYFSPAESAASMVAAMVKGDSELIAACVQSGGAYGVDDTRIGLPVRLDTDGVKEIAELPLRPDERAALAAATGSIAKRISELA; this is encoded by the coding sequence ATGAGCGTCGTCTCCGTTGCGGATGTAGAGAATGCAAATGGGGTACTCGTCGTCGGAGCGAGAGATATCCTCACGCCGCTTGCCGCCGATCGCGCCAAGGAGTTGAACGTTCGGATCGAGCGATCCAGCAGCTCCGCAAGAGAAGTGACATCGCCTGTCGTGGCCCCTTCGCGGCCGACCGTCCAATTGTCGGCGAAGGCAGAGCCCGCGGCCAAACCCATAGCTAACGCCGGTGCCGTGCAACCCGGAGCGCTGTCGGGCGCTCTGTATCGTCGTGGAGCGCCGGTCCCCGCCGCGATGCGGGTTCAAGGAGATGCGGCATCCGCCGCTCGTGACGATCGACCGCGGGCTGCGGTCATCGGCGCCGGTCACGTCGGCGCCATGACGGCGCTGCGCCTCGCTGAAACATCGCTATTCTCGCGGGTCACACTCGTTGACATCGTCCCTGGACTTGCGGCCGGATTGGCCCTCGACATGTGGCACAGCGCCCCGCTGCGCAGATTTACGACCAGGATCGAGGGAAGCACCGATCTCTCGGCGCTTGAGGGAGCACGCTACATCGTCATGACGGCCGGCCGTCCCCGTCAACCGGGCATGAGCCGAACTGATCTCACCGGCGTGAACGCAGAAATAGTAGGAAACGTCGCCGACGGGATCCGTCGCTATGCTCCCGCTTCGGTCGTCGTTGTTGTGACAAATCCACTTGAGGAAATGACCCACCTGATGGCGAAGCGGACGGGGTTTCCCTCGGCAAGGGTCATTGGCATGGCGGGCGTGCTCGACAGCGCACGCTTCTGCTCGCTCGTCGCCCTGGAAGGAATCGCCCGGCCAGAGGACGTCGATGCAATCGCGCTGGGCAGCCACGGCGCCGAGATGGTGATTCCTTTGAGCCTTGCCAAGGTCCAAGGTCGTCCCCTCGAGCAACTGATCCCCAAGGACCGCCTGGCTGCGATCGTGGAGCGCGCGAGAGACTCCGGCGCCGAGGTCGTCAAACTACTTCAGAAGGGCAGCGCCTATTTCTCTCCGGCCGAATCGGCAGCGTCCATGGTGGCAGCCATGGTGAAGGGAGACAGCGAATTGATCGCCGCGTGCGTTCAATCGGGAGGCGCCTACGGCGTTGACGATACGCGCATTGGGCTTCCGGTCCGACTAGACACGGACGGAGTGAAGGAAATCGCGGAACTGCCGCTGCGGCCCGATGAGCGGGCCGCGCTTGCGGCGGCCACCGGAAGCATCGCCAAACGCATCTCCGAATTGGCCTGA
- a CDS encoding alcohol dehydrogenase catalytic domain-containing protein yields the protein MRAIVYQGPGAIAVRDVPPPRLEDPRDALVRVELAGICGTDLHVIAGDFAGIQPGAVIGHEFVGVLTAIGSAVTGFAVGDRVMASDFTACGRCRCCERGDHWECPERAFFGTGTSFGLPLAGAQAEIVRVPHADTTLGRMPKGCSDEAAILLGDNLATGWAAVERSGLLPGEIVAVIGGGTVGQLASLSAQAAGAGAVIVVEPSEGRREFARANGSLAASPQEARELASRVTDGEGVDVVIEAVGGASALTAAFDLVRKRGRIISVGAHAAETWPFPLARSFANELTLGFAIGDSIRLRPRLLSLITTGALDPTVVIDRKIGFAAAPQTYADLKAQRIMKAVIDPRL from the coding sequence ATGCGCGCAATCGTCTACCAGGGACCGGGCGCAATTGCGGTACGGGACGTACCGCCGCCTCGGCTCGAGGACCCCAGAGACGCTCTGGTTCGAGTAGAGTTAGCCGGCATTTGCGGTACCGATCTGCATGTGATTGCCGGCGATTTTGCGGGCATCCAGCCAGGAGCCGTTATCGGCCACGAGTTCGTGGGTGTGCTCACGGCTATCGGGAGTGCCGTGACCGGATTTGCCGTCGGTGACAGGGTTATGGCGTCCGACTTCACCGCCTGTGGCCGTTGCCGGTGTTGTGAGCGGGGCGACCATTGGGAATGTCCGGAGCGAGCCTTCTTCGGGACAGGCACTTCTTTCGGGCTGCCCCTGGCCGGTGCGCAGGCCGAAATCGTGCGGGTCCCGCATGCCGACACGACGCTCGGACGTATGCCAAAGGGCTGTTCTGACGAGGCTGCAATCCTCCTCGGGGATAATCTAGCGACGGGATGGGCGGCCGTAGAGCGCAGCGGGCTCTTGCCGGGCGAGATCGTCGCAGTGATCGGCGGCGGAACGGTCGGTCAACTTGCGAGTCTTTCGGCGCAGGCCGCTGGAGCGGGCGCGGTCATCGTGGTGGAGCCGAGCGAAGGACGCCGCGAGTTCGCCCGCGCAAACGGCAGTCTTGCGGCGTCGCCGCAAGAGGCTCGCGAGTTGGCCAGCCGCGTGACAGACGGAGAAGGCGTCGATGTTGTCATCGAGGCCGTAGGTGGCGCATCCGCTCTCACGGCGGCGTTTGACTTGGTGCGAAAGCGAGGCCGAATCATCTCGGTAGGCGCCCATGCAGCTGAGACGTGGCCGTTTCCATTGGCGAGGAGCTTTGCCAACGAGTTGACCCTGGGCTTCGCGATCGGGGATTCGATCCGTCTTCGTCCTCGTCTCCTTTCGCTCATCACCACGGGCGCTCTCGATCCAACCGTGGTCATCGATCGCAAGATCGGGTTTGCGGCCGCTCCCCAGACGTATGCCGACCTCAAGGCCCAGCGGATCATGAAAGCGGTTATCGACCCCCGGCTCTAA
- a CDS encoding helix-turn-helix domain-containing protein — protein sequence MSGTALLAQRGTFSDDPHQGLAVLREAIISLSEAADRGPQVLFAEARILFRNLLAVRDVRLLVRSAGAWREWEKLNDGADEALIERLPDSFIDMMRFEDAILVPVQVGSVALLVEGMTDSDALRERAATLSHVFRLAIASSETRNGNPDKLEAIRVFQRVANKILKSRNLQEIFLQITHEAKARLSADICGIMLLEEEALVMKRCTGNLAAETAALRMKAGQGVGGRVLETRQPCSIEDYVQSEIISRDFMSLARAERVRSALAVPLMSQDQVIGVLEVWRRKPSTFTPQHTAELATLANLASLAIENAALLDAREAAARELEDAHSKLQQRYNVIRNSADLQEGLISTLLDGGGLCEIAQRAHQHLHSPVLILDKHLDVQACHPRTAATDAVLRAVRIAISQNRGPDTRYKTISAGALRFAFQSITAGSEQLGWAVMLNPEIENESAQLAITELCVTAALHQTKERAAARALSDKLATLTWDLLEGTDHLRQLALQRAKELDAEIPAEYCIAVCRIDGLDKPDKSGVLTGGEIEGRRRSVAEAPNHLPGRQIAKLSGLRGNELALVISSCESVKARDFAQSLIVEIMRRVPGCTARVGLSRGCSEPMSIPSAWRDARIALDVACQSRTAAVIDYNDVGVAGLLMSIREGTDFQGFVGQSIGGLLKEKSPQRETLLQTLRVFFACNCSQQATARELRTHQKTIAYRLDKIERITGLKLAAHEQRVLLYLALQMNDLIR from the coding sequence ATGAGTGGGACCGCGCTACTGGCTCAGCGAGGGACGTTTAGTGATGATCCGCACCAAGGGCTCGCAGTGCTGAGAGAAGCGATCATCTCCCTTTCAGAAGCAGCAGATCGCGGGCCTCAGGTGCTCTTCGCCGAAGCCCGCATATTGTTCCGCAATCTCCTTGCTGTCCGAGATGTCCGACTCCTGGTCCGCTCGGCCGGCGCCTGGCGTGAATGGGAGAAACTCAACGATGGCGCCGATGAAGCGCTGATAGAGCGGCTTCCCGACTCGTTCATCGATATGATGCGATTCGAGGACGCTATCTTGGTTCCAGTCCAGGTCGGAAGCGTGGCTCTCCTCGTCGAGGGCATGACCGATTCCGATGCACTGCGTGAGCGCGCCGCGACCCTGTCGCACGTCTTCAGGCTCGCGATCGCATCCAGCGAGACCCGCAACGGCAATCCCGACAAGCTCGAAGCGATCCGCGTCTTCCAACGCGTCGCCAACAAAATTCTGAAAAGCCGCAATCTCCAAGAGATTTTCCTCCAGATCACGCATGAGGCGAAAGCGAGGCTCTCCGCTGATATATGCGGCATCATGCTCCTCGAAGAAGAAGCGCTGGTCATGAAGCGCTGCACGGGTAATCTGGCAGCGGAAACGGCGGCCCTTCGCATGAAGGCCGGACAGGGCGTCGGCGGACGCGTCCTCGAAACTCGTCAGCCTTGTTCCATCGAAGACTACGTACAAAGCGAGATCATCAGCCGTGACTTCATGAGCTTGGCGCGGGCCGAACGCGTTCGTTCTGCCCTCGCGGTACCGCTGATGTCCCAGGATCAGGTCATCGGCGTTCTCGAGGTCTGGCGTCGCAAACCATCGACATTTACGCCGCAGCATACGGCGGAACTCGCTACGCTCGCTAATCTTGCGTCTCTTGCGATCGAGAATGCCGCCCTGCTCGACGCGCGCGAAGCCGCCGCTCGGGAGCTAGAGGATGCGCATTCCAAGCTCCAGCAGCGGTATAACGTCATCCGCAATTCCGCCGATCTTCAGGAAGGGCTTATCTCTACCTTACTCGATGGCGGCGGCCTTTGCGAAATTGCGCAACGCGCGCATCAACATCTTCACAGCCCCGTGCTTATTCTGGACAAACATTTGGATGTTCAGGCCTGCCATCCTCGAACGGCAGCTACGGACGCAGTTCTCCGCGCGGTTCGTATCGCGATCTCGCAAAATAGAGGCCCTGATACTCGATACAAGACGATATCAGCTGGAGCACTGCGGTTCGCGTTTCAGAGCATAACGGCAGGGTCAGAACAGTTGGGTTGGGCCGTCATGCTCAACCCGGAGATCGAAAATGAAAGCGCACAGCTCGCGATTACAGAACTATGTGTTACTGCCGCACTCCATCAAACCAAAGAAAGGGCGGCAGCGCGTGCACTCAGCGACAAGCTCGCGACGTTGACTTGGGATCTTCTGGAAGGAACGGACCATCTACGGCAGTTGGCGCTTCAACGCGCCAAGGAGCTGGATGCTGAAATCCCCGCAGAGTACTGCATCGCCGTCTGTCGCATCGACGGACTAGACAAGCCGGACAAATCCGGCGTCCTGACCGGTGGAGAAATAGAAGGTCGTCGCCGGTCAGTAGCTGAAGCTCCGAACCATTTACCAGGACGTCAAATCGCAAAATTGTCCGGGCTGCGCGGCAACGAACTCGCCCTCGTTATCTCGAGCTGCGAGAGTGTCAAGGCTCGTGATTTTGCCCAAAGTCTTATTGTCGAGATCATGCGCCGCGTTCCTGGATGTACCGCGCGCGTCGGCCTGAGCCGAGGTTGCTCGGAACCTATGTCGATACCGTCAGCTTGGCGGGACGCGCGCATCGCCCTGGATGTGGCCTGCCAGAGTCGTACAGCAGCGGTCATCGACTACAATGACGTTGGAGTCGCCGGTCTTCTAATGAGTATCCGGGAAGGGACCGATTTTCAGGGATTTGTCGGACAATCGATAGGAGGGCTGTTAAAGGAGAAGAGCCCGCAACGAGAGACCCTATTGCAAACCTTGCGTGTTTTCTTCGCATGCAATTGTTCTCAGCAGGCGACGGCAAGAGAACTCCGAACACACCAAAAGACCATCGCTTATCGACTCGATAAGATCGAGCGTATAACAGGTTTGAAGCTCGCAGCTCACGAGCAGCGCGTGCTGCTTTATCTTGCTCTCCAAATGAATGACCTGATTCGCTAG